A region of the Legionella sp. PATHC035 genome:
AATTGTCCACCCAATCAACGGTACCTTGCAATAACTCTGAAAGAAGTACTTCTGCATAAGGAGATAATCGAGCCTCGGTATATCGCATGGCAGCAAAAGATTTGGGATCATCCGGAGAACCCCAGTTTCCTTGGCCATCAACAAAAGGATAACGGTAAGAGAAGGGTTGCGCCATGAGTACCATGGCTTCGTAACATGCACTGTCGCCATGTGGATGGAACTTACCCAGTACATCCCCAACGGTACGTGCTGATTTCTTATATTTGGCAGTTGCCTTTAAACCAAGCTCCGACATTGCATAAATAATGCGTCGCTGCACTGGCTTTAGACCATCTGCGATATGGGGTAAGGCTCTATCTAAAATGACGTACATTGAATAATCAAGGTACGCTTTTTCCGTAAACTCAGTTAATGCTTTTCGTTCTGTAACTTCATTCATTGTTTTTTTATTCATGAAAATAATAATTACTATTTAAACATCGCAAGGCTTTATTGCAAAGCAATTTTAGCAAAGTTCGCTTATCGCATATATAGAAACTGCATCTATATTGTGAATAACTTTGCTCTGTCTATAGTGCTTATTATAGTATTTTTTGTAACTTATTGAAAAATATATGATTTCAAAAAAATGTTATTTTTTGAAGCAATTTCCTCCTGTGGATAACTTTGTGCATGATGATGGAATAAAATGCTAAGCCATTGTAAATAATACCTAAAGTGCATCCATCTATTTCCTAGTGCCAAGAATTACATGGATAATGATATATAATTGAATCAATGAAAGCATAATTAATGGCTACTTATGGATGAGAGCATAAATACAGACAAAGACTATAAATCCAGTAAATTTTTGATGTATTTTATTTTCATACCCGCGCTCTCGCTCGTATTGATTATTAGTATTTTCTCTTATCGCCAACTCAATAAGCTGATGGCAGCCAACCGTTTGGTGACGCATACTTATCAAGTCATTCAGGCCACAGAACAAATATTATTTTCCGTCGTCCATCTTAATTCGTTGCAAAGAGGCTATCTTATCTCGGGTGATAAGCAATTCATCACAAAAATCGATAAAATAAAATCCGAACTTAAGCCTAATTTTGATAGCTTATTTGATTTAGCAAAAGATAACCTGTCTCAAACCGAGCGAGTCACACGCTTTTTTGATTTAACCAATCAAAGGCTTAGTCAATTAAATCAAAGCATTCAATCAAAAATGAGTAATAAACTCTATTCGCAAGAAGGTATGGACTTCTTTCGTCAAGAGATCGATCTTTCAAATCAAATTAAAGACATAGCGCACGAAATAAAAGCCGTTGAATTAGTATTATTAAATGAACGCAATGCAATCGTTCTTGATAATGCGAAACTCGCAAACTTTATCATTATCTTTGGCAGTATTATCAGTATTGGGGGCTTAATCTTAGCCTTCATCCTCACGAATAAGGAACTTGCTCGCAGTTTTACTGCGGAACGGGAAAGGAAAAATGTGGGTACTCAGTTAAGAAGTATCTTGGAAAGTGCATCCGATATGATCGCTGCAGTTGATAATAATCATTGCTATCTGATCTTTAATGAAGCATACCAACGTGAATTCAAGCGTTTATTTGGTAAACCTATAGCCATCGGCATGAATGTTGAAGTTGCTCTAGATGATGTTGCCAGTTCGAAAAGTAAATTGGTGGAGGTGTGGAAAGAATCGTTAAAAGGTGGAGAGTTTGTTCGCAATATTGAATTTGAAGTACAAAAGCAACGTAATTTCTATGAAATTACCTCCAGCTTGATTAAAAACGAACATAATGAAATCAGTGGCGCAGTGTATATCATTCGGAATATTACGAAACAAGTTGAAGAACAAACCGAACTTAAAAAGTCCTATGAACAACTCCACGCGGGCATGCAAGCACTGCAAGAGAAAAATGAGCAAATCACCCTGCTTGTTGAATTGAGTGATATTATGCTTACATGCAGTTCGCAAGAAGAATTAGGTCATGTCATGACAAAATATTGCCAACGGATGTTGAGTTTTGCGAGTGGTTATTTATATATCATGCATCCCTCAAGAAACTATCTGGAAATGGCCACATCATGGGGTTCACCCACCCCTCAAGATAATATTTTTTCTCCTGATGCATGTTGGGCAATCCGCTTAGGAAGAATGCATCATGTACGCCCATTACATAATGAATTAATTTGCAATCATGTGCACATGACCAAAGAGTTGAACGTAACCTATCTTTGCGTTCCGCTCATGGCTCAGAATGATATTTACGGTTTATTGTATTTAGAAATCACTCAAGAAACTCCAGTGTCATTTACTGAAAATCAGCACCTGATAATCAATGCATTCTGCGAATTAACTGCCCTAGCATTTGCTAATGTACGCTTAAGAGAAAATCTCCGCTATCAATCGATGCGCGATCCTTTAACTGGTTTATATAATCGTCGCTATCTAGAGGATTTTCTTTTAAAACAGATTCATCAATCAGAGCGAACTCGAACCCCACTATCAATCTTGATGCTGGATCTAGATCACTTCAAAAAAATAAATGACTCTTATGGACACGATGCCGGCGATGCAGTCTTAAAAGAATTAGGAAAACTGTTACAAGATGATATCCGGGTCGGAGATATAGCAGCCCGTTATGGTGGCGAAGAATTTATTATTGTTTTTTATGGCATCGGTGCTGAAATGATCAAAAATCGTGCTGAAAGCATTAGACATAATGTTTCCCGACTGCAGATAAAATATGGCGCGCAGCATGTGGGTCCTATAACCATTTCTATTGGTATTGCCGTATATCCGATGCATGGACGCAATGCGGAAGCATTAATCGAGTCAGCAGACAAGGCGTTATATTTCGCCAAAGCACATGGAAGAAATCAGGTCGTTTTATTTTCAGATATCGAAAAGCCAGAGAATAATGGCAAAACATATGAATAGAACCGATCTTCTACTAGTTATTAATATGACGTGATCTCCACTCTCTTGTGAGCATAGAATATGGGTTTGTTCCGAAATGAGGGACGACGACTTTTTGTCGCCGTCCTTCATAAACACACTACGGATAAGGTGGTGCGCTACTTATGCCTTGTGCCGAGGTAACCACTACACTACTCCACTAAGGCTGATCTTCTGCTGCACAACGCATATCTGCAGCGGTTGATGTTAATGGTGCAGGAGCCTTCAGGGTGAAATGGTAAAGACTTTTAAGCGAATCTTCTAGAGTGAGGACACAAGGAAAAGAGGTGCTTGGAAGTTGGAATTTAAATGAGCTCCCGCTGCCCAGGCTAGATGACGCCGTTTGTGAACATACGCCATAATGGCTAGAGACAGGAAATGGACTGCCAGCTGCTGGCGTGCCTGGACTTCCAGTTATCACCTGTTGCGGATTGTATTGTTGAGAATTGGCTAACCCTGTCGCGCCACCAACTGTGATTACCAGTCCATTGCCGGAAGTACTGATAAAACCTACGGCATTATCTACAGAATACGCATAAACGTTCATTTGCAGCGCTTGATGTATTAGCGAAGTATAGGAATTAAAATCCTGTGCATAGCTTGAATGGTTTTTGTAGCTATACTGCAGTGCTGTATAGGCATCGAATCCAGTGCCACTGCTCGGTAGCGGTGTAGCACAAAATGCAATGTACCCATATATATTTTCTAAAGGCAGAGCAGTTGGACCACTTAAATGGCTACCATTACAAGCGAAATAATTGTAGGTATTATGCCACCGTCCTATCCTAAATACACTTTAAAATGTCAATCGTACGGAACAGTTAATTTGTAATTCATTAAAGAATTAGATTCCCTTGACCACGGCAGCATTTGAATGTTTGGCAGAGTCAGCTGGAGAACAGTAACCCAGGTTTCGTTGTGCTTTACCCAGGTTACCAAATAAAGGAGTATCTCTTGAACAGAGAATTGTTACTTGATGGTCTTTCTTACTTTTTGAATTGCACGAATTTGGGCAACAGCGCGTGCTAATTCTGCAGCAGCAACTGAATAATCCATTTCACCACCTTTGTTGGCCATTGCTGCTTC
Encoded here:
- a CDS encoding diguanylate cyclase codes for the protein MDESINTDKDYKSSKFLMYFIFIPALSLVLIISIFSYRQLNKLMAANRLVTHTYQVIQATEQILFSVVHLNSLQRGYLISGDKQFITKIDKIKSELKPNFDSLFDLAKDNLSQTERVTRFFDLTNQRLSQLNQSIQSKMSNKLYSQEGMDFFRQEIDLSNQIKDIAHEIKAVELVLLNERNAIVLDNAKLANFIIIFGSIISIGGLILAFILTNKELARSFTAERERKNVGTQLRSILESASDMIAAVDNNHCYLIFNEAYQREFKRLFGKPIAIGMNVEVALDDVASSKSKLVEVWKESLKGGEFVRNIEFEVQKQRNFYEITSSLIKNEHNEISGAVYIIRNITKQVEEQTELKKSYEQLHAGMQALQEKNEQITLLVELSDIMLTCSSQEELGHVMTKYCQRMLSFASGYLYIMHPSRNYLEMATSWGSPTPQDNIFSPDACWAIRLGRMHHVRPLHNELICNHVHMTKELNVTYLCVPLMAQNDIYGLLYLEITQETPVSFTENQHLIINAFCELTALAFANVRLRENLRYQSMRDPLTGLYNRRYLEDFLLKQIHQSERTRTPLSILMLDLDHFKKINDSYGHDAGDAVLKELGKLLQDDIRVGDIAARYGGEEFIIVFYGIGAEMIKNRAESIRHNVSRLQIKYGAQHVGPITISIGIAVYPMHGRNAEALIESADKALYFAKAHGRNQVVLFSDIEKPENNGKTYE